One Nitrospirota bacterium DNA segment encodes these proteins:
- the ribD gene encoding bifunctional diaminohydroxyphosphoribosylaminopyrimidine deaminase/5-amino-6-(5-phosphoribosylamino)uracil reductase RibD translates to MKRCLRLAARAVGKTSPNPMVGALLYKDGRVIAEAYHKKAGTPHAEPLAIDKAGEQARGSTLFVTLEPCCHTGKRTPPCTERIISAGIKDVCIAMLDPNPKVAGNGVRILNNHGIKTEVGIVKEQALALNEFYIKYITTGLPFVILKSAMTLDGKTATPDGVSKWISSEKSRYIVHRLRSSVDAVVTAIGTVKADNPRLTARIKGGKNPIRVVIDPQFETPPDFNVMATPPKTIFVTRTGGIPETRPQGDIDYLCYESSKVDMSWLMAELGRREITSVLIEGGSSLAGYAVSAGVVDKIMVFVAPKIVGGPGVYTPVGGKTFLPLDVAHQIYGIKSKKIGTDLLIEGYFNKKL, encoded by the coding sequence ATGAAAAGATGTCTTAGGCTTGCGGCAAGGGCGGTTGGTAAGACAAGTCCAAATCCTATGGTTGGGGCCTTGCTGTACAAAGATGGGAGAGTAATAGCTGAGGCTTATCACAAAAAGGCTGGCACTCCTCACGCCGAACCTCTGGCAATTGACAAGGCTGGTGAGCAGGCAAGGGGCTCTACACTTTTTGTAACTCTTGAACCATGCTGCCACACTGGCAAACGAACCCCCCCCTGTACGGAGCGTATAATATCGGCAGGAATCAAAGATGTCTGCATTGCCATGCTTGACCCTAACCCTAAAGTGGCTGGAAACGGAGTCAGGATTTTAAACAATCATGGCATAAAGACAGAGGTGGGGATTGTCAAAGAGCAGGCTCTGGCACTCAATGAGTTCTACATAAAGTATATAACCACGGGGTTGCCATTTGTGATTCTGAAATCCGCAATGACGCTGGATGGTAAAACGGCGACACCGGATGGTGTTTCAAAATGGATAAGCTCTGAAAAATCCCGTTACATTGTGCACAGACTGAGAAGTTCCGTTGATGCAGTTGTAACGGCAATAGGCACCGTAAAGGCAGACAATCCGAGACTGACAGCCCGCATAAAAGGGGGTAAGAATCCGATAAGAGTCGTGATTGACCCACAGTTTGAGACTCCGCCGGATTTTAATGTTATGGCCACTCCTCCAAAAACAATTTTTGTCACTCGTACGGGGGGAATACCGGAGACAAGGCCACAGGGTGATATAGATTACTTGTGTTATGAAAGCAGCAAGGTGGATATGAGCTGGCTTATGGCAGAGCTCGGCAGACGGGAGATTACGTCGGTTCTGATAGAGGGAGGATCATCGCTTGCAGGGTATGCGGTAAGTGCCGGGGTGGTTGATAAGATAATGGTTTTTGTTGCTCCTAAAATAGTTGGCGGCCCGGGAGTTTATACCCCTGTTGGAGGAAAGACCTTTCTTCCTCTTGACGTTGCCCATCAGATTTACGGTATAAAATCTAAAAAAATTGGAACAGATTTGCTAATAGAAGGATATTTCAATAAAAAACTATAA
- a CDS encoding diguanylate cyclase: MKKELFADSAIDPYLNRTRVLYVEDEDMIRESMIRILKRRIHTIFAGADGQEGLELFKKHNPDIVITDIRMPHMSGIEMAQGIREIDEDVPVILTTAYNDEDFFLKAIEIGVVKYIKKPINSSDLFSVLVKVAKSISQQKEIDAKNEFIKTILDNNPAFLLITDEADIFFMNKSFLYFLGYDTFDEFKSNGLNINRFLVVKDDAFYKNKSFTEWITEVIHGKEKQYILYLAGKEQLRSEAGAYLISATQIPEIQHTDRYLITFTDISGIESERRRFQDMACKDPLTSIFNRKKFEDEIEKEILRTERYKTNLTMMIFDIDHFKSINDTYGHQAGDAVLRELTEIVSAHVRKTDIFARYGGEEFVVITPETTLTGATELAEKLRELIQNNKFSHGGHVTCSFGVSEYMGSESSHTFIKKADYALYIAKNNGRNRVQFVEKEHSLVFNLPF; this comes from the coding sequence ATGAAAAAAGAACTTTTTGCTGATAGCGCTATAGACCCTTATTTAAACAGGACACGTGTGCTTTACGTGGAGGATGAGGACATGATAAGAGAAAGCATGATCCGAATTCTGAAGCGGCGTATACACACTATCTTTGCTGGCGCTGACGGGCAAGAAGGGCTTGAGCTTTTTAAAAAGCATAATCCGGATATAGTGATTACTGATATAAGAATGCCTCATATGAGCGGCATAGAGATGGCACAGGGTATCCGGGAGATAGACGAGGATGTGCCTGTTATATTGACCACAGCCTACAATGATGAGGATTTTTTTCTAAAGGCTATAGAGATAGGTGTCGTCAAATACATAAAAAAACCAATAAACAGCTCTGACCTCTTTTCTGTTTTAGTTAAGGTAGCAAAAAGCATATCTCAGCAAAAAGAGATAGACGCTAAAAACGAATTTATTAAAACAATCCTTGATAACAATCCTGCATTTTTATTGATAACAGATGAAGCAGACATTTTTTTTATGAACAAGTCGTTTCTATATTTTCTGGGTTACGACACTTTTGATGAGTTTAAGAGTAATGGGCTTAACATAAACAGGTTCTTAGTGGTAAAGGATGATGCCTTCTATAAAAATAAATCCTTTACGGAGTGGATAACTGAGGTGATTCACGGAAAAGAGAAACAGTACATACTGTATCTGGCTGGAAAAGAACAGCTTAGGAGCGAGGCAGGAGCGTATCTAATAAGCGCCACTCAAATACCTGAGATTCAACATACAGACCGGTATCTGATAACTTTTACCGACATATCGGGCATAGAGAGTGAAAGAAGGCGGTTTCAGGACATGGCTTGTAAAGACCCGCTGACATCCATATTTAACAGGAAAAAATTTGAAGACGAAATTGAAAAAGAGATATTACGTACCGAAAGGTATAAGACTAATTTAACTATGATGATTTTTGATATAGACCACTTTAAATCAATAAATGACACTTACGGACATCAGGCAGGGGATGCTGTCTTGAGGGAACTAACAGAGATAGTGTCGGCACATGTCAGGAAAACCGATATATTTGCGCGTTACGGAGGCGAGGAGTTTGTAGTGATAACGCCGGAAACTACTTTGACAGGGGCAACAGAGCTTGCAGAAAAGCTTCGGGAGTTGATTCAGAACAACAAATTTTCCCACGGCGGACATGTTACATGCAGCTTTGGCGTTTCTGAGTACATGGGTTCGGAGTCCTCACATACGTTTATAAAGAAGGCTGACTATGCACTCTACATTGCAAAGAATAATGGCAGAAACCGCGTTCAATTTGTGGAAAAGGAACATTCACTAGTTTTTAACCTGCCGTTTTAA
- a CDS encoding universal stress protein, with product MECIGDNKALLHLARQRRVLIAVDNSISSGRAVSFICEMFRNSADFTFLLFHVVNLFEDDDFVCDIECMEFIAAAVEDSSKIVERYKTLLVQNGISENKISIKVVLRDEPTVAECILKEQKISQASAIVTGRRGISKREEFLYGSTSNKLIHLARDCSVWVVG from the coding sequence ATGGAATGTATAGGTGACAATAAAGCTCTGTTACATTTGGCCAGGCAAAGGAGGGTTTTAATTGCTGTTGACAACAGCATAAGCTCTGGCAGGGCTGTGTCTTTCATTTGTGAAATGTTTAGAAACAGCGCCGATTTTACTTTCTTATTATTCCACGTGGTCAACTTATTTGAAGACGATGATTTTGTTTGCGATATAGAATGTATGGAGTTCATAGCGGCTGCAGTTGAGGACAGCTCAAAGATTGTTGAAAGATATAAGACGTTGTTAGTTCAAAATGGCATAAGTGAAAACAAAATAAGTATAAAAGTAGTGTTAAGAGACGAACCAACTGTAGCTGAGTGCATACTGAAAGAGCAAAAGATTTCTCAGGCATCAGCTATAGTTACAGGGAGGCGCGGGATTTCAAAACGTGAGGAGTTTCTCTACGGAAGCACATCTAACAAGTTGATACATCTTGCCAGAGATTGCTCAGTTTGGGTGGTAGGGTAA
- a CDS encoding universal stress protein has product MMIRKILLPTDFMEGASGAAEYASDLAKRYGATIYVLHVVYDVANAVGWYLPQLSYDEFYKDIEENALKELEQVYEKQLNGVESVYRYIARGNPADEILNYAATNGIDLIVMGTHGRKGFDRLIFGSTAEKVVRNAKCPVLTTRINELSTVTVHSELAQTPHTV; this is encoded by the coding sequence ATGATGATAAGAAAAATATTATTACCAACGGATTTTATGGAGGGTGCATCAGGGGCAGCAGAGTATGCATCTGATCTGGCAAAACGGTATGGCGCCACAATTTACGTTCTGCATGTAGTCTATGATGTAGCTAACGCTGTCGGATGGTACCTGCCACAGTTGTCTTACGATGAGTTCTATAAAGACATTGAGGAAAATGCGCTAAAGGAACTAGAGCAGGTTTATGAAAAACAACTAAATGGCGTGGAATCTGTGTATAGGTATATAGCAAGGGGTAATCCTGCGGATGAGATTTTAAATTATGCCGCCACTAACGGTATAGACCTAATCGTAATGGGAACACACGGCAGAAAAGGCTTTGACAGGCTGATTTTTGGAAGTACAGCCGAGAAAGTAGTGAGAAATGCCAAATGTCCGGTTTTAACAACAAGGATAAACGAACTGAGTACTGTCACGGTTCACAGTGAATTGGCGCAAACTCCGCACACGGTTTGA
- a CDS encoding HDOD domain-containing protein has product MPKRDDTIEILRKKLEDIKEFPAAAHTIKLITKQATSKSDATITELTDTILNDFALTNKILRIVNTAQYVRAQYGGKINTISRAVYILGLDHIRNAALSLMLFENIENKSLARELRSVMMGSFLGSIIAREVSKAVGNRDVEESFLCSMFFDLGKTLSTYYMPDDAAKVAELVDRGGVAESSASLNVFGISYEKIGMLTGKDWHLSPQIVYCMQRLNEPVVVKPDTETDSIRTIVNFSSELCLAVSNASKGPDAWKKAIAKLLSKYKNCFSITEEQLMEILNKSYNELDTYGKDFNVNVSQIGLAKSLKDLLTNKNLIEEAPDVPETSAKQIDYTSKNGVQMLECNTNVFGRGESPELIFSRGIQEVASSLLEEYSLNDVLRMILEIMFRGLNPLRIIISIKSPKENVMEGRFGFGENVAVIINNFRFFFGDMYRDVFSESLLNTSDILINDVNDRRVKERIPGWYRNLLDSETFMLFPVKVNKVPLGLIYIDKPIAGDLVVDQNTLRYLKTLRDQTILAIKQKYK; this is encoded by the coding sequence ATGCCTAAAAGAGATGACACGATAGAAATACTAAGAAAGAAACTTGAGGATATAAAAGAGTTTCCTGCCGCAGCTCACACCATAAAACTAATCACTAAACAGGCCACATCTAAAAGCGACGCCACAATAACTGAACTGACAGATACAATCCTTAACGATTTTGCCCTGACAAACAAAATCCTGAGAATCGTCAACACTGCACAGTATGTACGTGCACAGTACGGCGGAAAAATTAACACAATCTCAAGAGCTGTGTATATTTTAGGGCTTGATCACATAAGGAATGCAGCACTGTCTCTAATGCTGTTTGAAAATATTGAAAACAAGTCGCTTGCAAGGGAGCTGAGGAGCGTTATGATGGGAAGCTTTCTTGGCTCTATAATTGCCAGAGAGGTTTCTAAAGCCGTAGGAAACCGCGACGTGGAGGAATCCTTCTTGTGTTCCATGTTTTTTGATTTAGGTAAAACACTATCGACATATTATATGCCGGATGATGCAGCTAAAGTTGCTGAACTGGTTGACAGAGGCGGGGTTGCTGAAAGCAGTGCCTCACTGAATGTTTTTGGAATTTCCTATGAAAAAATCGGGATGCTCACCGGTAAGGATTGGCATCTCTCACCTCAGATAGTTTACTGTATGCAGAGACTCAATGAGCCGGTTGTGGTTAAGCCTGACACCGAAACGGACTCAATAAGAACTATCGTGAATTTTTCAAGCGAGCTGTGTCTTGCCGTAAGTAACGCCTCAAAAGGTCCTGATGCCTGGAAAAAAGCAATCGCAAAACTTCTGAGCAAATACAAAAACTGCTTTTCCATCACCGAGGAACAGCTTATGGAAATCCTCAACAAGTCCTACAACGAACTGGATACTTATGGAAAGGATTTCAACGTTAACGTCAGTCAGATAGGGTTGGCAAAATCACTAAAGGATCTGCTTACTAACAAAAATCTTATTGAAGAGGCGCCAGATGTACCTGAGACCTCTGCAAAACAAATCGACTATACCAGTAAAAACGGTGTGCAGATGCTTGAATGCAATACCAATGTGTTTGGCCGCGGAGAGTCCCCAGAGTTAATATTTTCACGGGGAATCCAGGAGGTTGCCTCTTCACTGCTTGAGGAATATTCATTAAACGATGTGCTTAGAATGATTCTTGAAATCATGTTCAGAGGGCTCAATCCGCTTAGAATCATAATATCAATAAAATCGCCGAAGGAAAACGTAATGGAGGGACGGTTTGGATTTGGAGAGAACGTTGCCGTCATAATTAATAACTTCAGATTCTTCTTTGGAGATATGTACAGAGACGTTTTTAGCGAATCACTGTTAAATACCTCAGACATCCTGATAAATGATGTTAACGACCGCAGAGTCAAAGAAAGGATACCAGGCTGGTACAGAAATCTCCTGGACTCTGAAACATTTATGCTGTTTCCGGTAAAGGTTAATAAGGTGCCCCTTGGCCTTATCTACATTGATAAACCCATAGCCGGTGATTTAGTTGTGGACCAAAACACGCTCAGATACCTTAAAACACTGCGTGATCAGACAATTCTTGCTATTAAACAGAAGTATAAGTAA